In a single window of the Necator americanus strain Aroian chromosome X, whole genome shotgun sequence genome:
- a CDS encoding hypothetical protein (NECATOR_CHRX.G21799.T1) has protein sequence MHWKTTTILVCIYGVLKEFRPATPFLTPYLTSHYKNLTLDEVYGQIFPFWTYSYMIFLVPIFFLTDIFRYKPIIVLEGACLSLTWILLVWGEGVRQMQLMQICFGLASAAEIAYYSYLYAVVDEKKYRRVTSYIRSAALVGKLFAFGLAQILVSTQTGSYLLLNQISLAAVCIVFFVAIALPSVPAPEIQQEVQVEFVSNQNNQPGQENITRGEVERRKLDRGVRNYLITTLKNFQIFKENMVVLKWSAWWAFASCGIFQVYNYIQALWLEMQPNPDNVENGLTEFMNTLVGAILAFGIQFAAIDWIKYGELTLTVSSCLIAVILAVISQTNYVVLAYVGYVCVTSIYNMLITAASCNIAIELTSTNYGLVFGWNTFVAVVLQTLLTFVVADSHGLNLDMRTQFVVYGVYFAAVGAIFLVVSVCSKFKTSPAEVTADVNQEDIEKTHD, from the exons ATGCACTGGAAAACAACAACGATCCTAGTATGCATCTACGGTGTACTCAAAGAGTTTCGACCTGCCACCCCATTCCTTACACCATACCTCACTTCACACTATAAGAACCTCACCCTCGATGAAGTATATGGACAAATTTTCCCTTTCTGGACTTATTCGTACATGATTTTTCTG GTGCCGATATTCTTTCTGACAGATATTTTCCGCTATAAGCCAATTATTGTACTCGAAGGTGCATGTTTATCCCTTACATGGATTCTCCTGGTCTGGGGTGAAGGTGTACGTCAGATGCAACTTATGCAGATCTGTTTTG GGCTCGCATCAGCCGCTGAAATCGCCTATTATTCCTACTTGTACGCAGTTGTGGACGAAAAGAAGTACAGACGAGTTACGTCATATATCCGAAGTGCTGCTCTCGTGGGAAAACTTTTTGCATTCGGTTTAGCGCAGATCCTAGTTTCCACTCAGACTGGATCTTATCTACTGCTGAATCAG ATTTCTTTAGCAGCTGTAtgtattgttttctttgttgctaTTGCACTTCCAAGTGTTCCTGCCCCAGAAATTCAACAAGAAGTACAGGTTGAATTTGTGAGCAATCAAAATAATCAGCCTGGGCAGGAGAATATAAC GCGAGGCGAAGTCGAACGTCGGAAACTTGATCGTGGTGTACGCAATTATTTGATCACTACGTTAAAAAACTTccagattttcaaagaaaatatggtGGTGTTGAAATGGTCCGCATGGTGGGCCTTTGCGAGTTGTGGAATATTTCAG GTTTACAATTATATACAAGCTTTGTGGCTTGAAATGCAACCTAATCCGGACAATGTTGAAAATGGTTTGACAGAGTTTATGAACACCTTAGTAG GCGCCATCCTCGCGTTCGGTATTCAGTTTGCTGCTATTGACTGGATCAAATATGGAGAGCTGACGTTAACTGTATCTTCATGCTTGATCGCTGTTATTCTGGCTGTGATATCTCAGACCAATTATGTAGTGTTAGCTTACGTAGGATATGTTTGCGTCACATCCATTTACAATATGCTGATAACAGCGGCAAG TTGCAATATTGCGATTGAACTCACTTCCACCAACTATGGACTCGTATTCGGCTGGAACACATTCGTTGCTGTCGTTCTTCAGACGTTGTTAACATTTGTTGTAGCGGATTCTCATGGATTAAACCTCGATATGCGGACACAG TTCGTTGTTTATGGAGTATACTTCGCAGCAGTTGGCGCAATATTTTTGGTTGTGTCAGTTTgctcaaaattcaaaacatcACCAGCCGAAGTGACAGCTGACGTCAATCAAGAAGATATTGAAAAAACTCACGACTAA
- a CDS encoding hypothetical protein (NECATOR_CHRX.G21800.T4), giving the protein MSTLGERKFSQKPMGLEACNLPVGFKFHAKNSNRKESPDSGRKPGTVAPGRTGLQESCRLPKRKRTRMTICTYNARTLASEAAIEDLMVQAKKIKYDVIGLTETRRRHSLNAVFETGEELFLGTCDSRGVGGVGVLVNTSMAQNIDSFEQLTTRIGRLRMRRCGPTPALTIFVAYAPTSSYEEEEVEAFYMDLEKFYREDHAFYKVIIGDFNAKVGPRRTPEELHIGTHGLQWNDQGERLSEFIMTTKTIHGNSQFQKPSSLRWTWESPGGGYRNEIDHIIVNKRFCLTDVAVVPKFYTGSDHRLLRGRFSFTRRAEKAAKFSKRNPKTTINWDLFATLAGFWEDSAMDNIDEEYDRLVKHLHDCAKKAESIKTTKRRLSLETLELIRQRGAARAAGNQELTSELARLCREAIKKDLKERRAEVLAEAAEAGKSIRYARRDFASRKTRMTALRNPKGTTIASRRGMEKIIYDFYSDLFDSRAHLPPHHLREDGHVIPAVLPSEIRHAIMSVRNRTAAGPDRIKPEHLKNLPPVLINTLARIFTRYLSECKVPKQWKTSKTVLLYKKGDPHDIGNYRPICLLSVIYKLFTRVILNRIEKVLDEGQPCEQAGFRKGFSTIDHIHTVSRLIEVSREYKMPLCLTFIDLKKAFDSVETEAVVEALDNQGVPTQYIKVLRELYSNFTTGISPFYKNIIIDVKRGVRQGDTISPKIFTATLENAMRKLEWDDMGVKIDGRQLHHLRFADDIVLITPSISQAERMLTEFAETCGCIGLELNLQKTMFMRNGWISDAPFTLNGTNISECTSYVYLGRELNMMNDLAPELGRRRRAAWGAYKSIEDVVKKTKNTRLRAHLFNTTVLPALTYASETWALRKQEENAVSVIERAIERVMLGVSRFKQVRDGIRSSLLRQRSKIRDAAAFAKESKIRWAGHVMRFNDNRWTRAVSDWIPRDIKRNTGRPPTRWSDFFTKSFKENYDALRVPRERRNHWATLARDRDKWKNYWRPLDRFEDQRESRSCNAMWPVFVLVLQTVSALRMGECEPTALGMESGEITDAQISASSSFDKQSVGPQNSRIRTELASGAWCPKPQIHSSSYEFLQINLENTYLVTAVETQGRYGNGTGREFVSEYMIDYHRPGSKWIRYRNRTGHTLMTGNDETTQAVLRVLDPPLVASRLRIVPHSRQTRTICLRAELHGCIHKDGLLYYSTLPGGSRVGDADFRDPTFENSDLYTETGIKRGLGLLSDGYVSDNSPFDEMNPNGSWIGWSKHHTDGTVTLLFEFDQLRNFSEILLAAYGHRLNSIDVIFSQDGTNFSLSSQISSLNRPSANNTAKRYDLRIPLHKRMAKKIRVTITFTADWLFLTEIHFSSGPLHEVPIGYNLFYNESSSNIVVEENTVFTRRGLFSVIVLVALFILLTAILCVIILMRRKKSEDKMEIFERDIRRNLIITQVGGKTATEVLPSPSAHLMANFYSSDKTTSTSLSSKSASPKFGPATWNDFHFPPPPSIPDERIYAQPNFTLPLLNGGLKKDLERAGTTKRNSRREPDYVAVHHYATIPVKDQAEKIRRISSSHLIMGADLGEGKHTIVRECSAPGLGTVAYKTMKDRHNPHAKSALMDEIKMLSLTNHPHVVQLLATDENNGLILELVTNGNVREYLRMERIQIPIAKLLSICADVCEGMRHLESIGVIHGHLTPNNILIDESMRAKISSPRGPAHHAQLRYSAPESILKNSFSSHSDVWAFAVCCWEIAETSCTKIPFESFSNADLVTNAQRMLNGQDNAVVPLFTECIPRGVRDVFVRCFDVEPQSLDYDYTRVTKKVGSQLLFLWLAASVR; this is encoded by the exons atgtccactctgggagaacggaagttctcccaaaaacccatgggactagaggcttgcaacctgcccgtgggttttaaatttcatgcaaaaaacagtaatagaaaagagtctcctgactccggtagaaagcctggtacggtagcgccaggtaggacggggttgcaggagtcatgtaggctaccgaaacggaaaaggactaggatgacgatctgtacttataacgcacgcacgcttgcatcggaagcggccatcgaagatctgatggtgcaagccaagaagatcaagtacgacgtcatcggactgaccgagacgagacgacgtcactctctcaacgctgtatttgaaactggagaagaactgttcttaggaacatgcgacagtagaggtgttggtggagttggcgtcctcgtcaacacgagtatggcacagaacatcgactctttcgaacaactcacgacccgaatcggacgtctgcggatgagaagatgtggtcccacaccggctttgactatcttcgtcgcttacgctccaacatcaagctacgaagaagaagaagtcgaagctttctatatggacctggagaagttctaccgagaagatcatgccttttacaaggtcataattggcgacttcaacgccaaagttggcccaagaagaacgccggaggaacttcacatcgggacccacggcctacaatggaatgaccagggggagaggctttccgagttcatcatgacgactaagaccatccatgggaactcgcaattccagaagccctcctctctacgctggacgtgggagtcacccggtggagggtaccgtaatgagatagaccacatcatcgtcaataaaaggttctgcctgacggatgtcgctgttgtaccaaagttctatacgggatcggaccatcgcctcctccgaggaagattttctttcacgcggagagcagagaaagccgccaagttcagcaagagaaatcccaaaactaccatcaactgggatctcttcgctacgttagccggcttttgggaagattccgcaatggacaacatcgacgaggaatacgaccggcttgtcaaacaccttcatgactgcgcgaagaaggctgagagtattaaaacaaccaagagacgcctgtctcttgaaactcttgagctgatacgccagcgtggagcagcacgagccgcagggaaccaagagcttacgtccgagctcgcaaggctttgcagagaggcgataaagaaagaccttaaagagagaagagcagaagtgctggctgaagcagcagaggcgggaaaaagcatccgctatgcccgccgagacttcgccagtcgcaagacaaggatgacagctctccggaacccgaagggaacaaccattgcatcgagaaggggaatggagaaaatcatctacgacttctactctgatctcttcgacagccgtgcccacttgcctcctcaccatctgagggaagatggacatgtcattccagcggttctcccgtccgaaatacgacatgctatcatgtcggtgagaaatcgtacagcagccggtcccgacagaataaaaccagaacacctgaagaaccttccgccagtactcatcaacaccctggcgaggatcttcacacgttacctgtcggaatgcaaggtccctaaacagtggaagaccagcaagaccgtgttgctgtataaaaagggagatccacatgacatcggcaactatcgcccaatctgcttactgtccgtcatctacaagctcttcacaagagtgatccttaataggattgaaaaggtcttggatgaaggacaaccatgcgagcaagcagggtttcgaaaaggattcagcacgatcgaccatattcacactgtttcgagactcatcgaggtatcacgagagtacaagatgccgctctgtctcactttcatcgacttgaagaaggcctttgactcagttgagacggaagcggtcgtggaagccttggacaaccaaggcgttcccactcagtacataaaggtgcttcgagagttgtacagtaacttcacgaccggaatctcgccattctacaagaatatcatcattgacgtgaagaggggggttcgacagggtgatacaatctcacccaaaatattcacagccaccctcgagaacgcaatgcgaaagttggaatgggacgacatgggagtgaagatcgatggtcggcagctacaccatttgcgctttgctgatgacatcgtactgataacacctagcatcagccaagcggaacgaatgctgaccgaattcgccgaaacatgtggatgcatcggtcttgagctgaatcttcaaaagacgatgttcatgcggaacggatggatctcggatgccccattcacgctcaacggaacgaacatatccgaatgcaccagctacgtctatctgggtcgggaattgaacatgatgaacgacctggcccccgagctgggcaggaggagaagagcggcttggggagcgtacaagagcatcgaggacgtagtgaagaagaccaagaacacccggctccgtgctcacctcttcaacaccaccgtacttcctgctttgacctatgcctcagaaacctgggcacttcgcaagcaggaagaaaacgcggtgagcgtcattgaacgcgcaattgagagagtgatgctaggagtatcccgtttcaagcaagtgagagacgggattcgaagttctctcctacgtcagcgatcgaagatcagagacgccgccgcgtttgccaaggaaagtaaaataaggtgggccggacacgtgatgcgctttaacgacaaccgttggaccagagccgtgagcgactggattccccgcgatattaagcgcaatacaggaagaccgccgacccgatggtcagatttcttcacgaagtccttcaaagaaaattacgatgctcttcgtgtcccacgcgaaaggaggaaccactgggctactctggcacgcgaccgggacaaatggaagaattactggcgcccgctcgaccggttcgaagaccaacgggagtcaag gagcTGCAATGCTATGTGGCCGGTCTTTGTTTTAGTCTTGCAGACGGTGTCTGCTTTACGAATGG GTGAATGTGAGCCAACAGCTCTTGGTATGGAATCGGGAGAAATCACAGATGCGCAAATCTCTGCCAGTAGCAGTTTTGACAAGCAAAGCGTTGGACCACAAAATTCTCG GATTCGAACGGAACTCGCATCCGGAGCATGGTGTCCAAAACCACAAATACACAGTAGTAGTTATGAATTTCTACAG ATAAACCTCGAAAACACCTATCTGGTGACAGCAGTAGAAACACAAGGACGATATGGAAATGGAACAGGTCGAGAGTTTGTCTCCGAGTACATGATCGACTATCATAGGCCAGGAAGTAAATGGATACGTTATCGGAATCGAACAGGTCATACG cttaTGACTGGAAATGACGAAACGACACAAGCTGTTTTACGTGTACTCGATCCACCATTAGTGGCATCCAGGTTACGAATCGTACCCCATTCAAGGCAAACACGAACGATTTGCTTAAGGGCCGAGTTACACGGATGTATCCATAAAG ATGGCCTACTGTATTATTCTACCCTTCCGGGAGGATCGCGTGTTGGTGATGCGGATTTTAGGGATCCAACATTTGAAAACAGTGATTTGTACACTGAAACGGGAATTAAAAG AGGTCTCGGACTACTTAGCGATGGTTACGTGTCGGACAATTCCCCTTTCGATGAAATGAATCCAAATGGTTCATGGATAGGATGGAGTAAACATCATACAG ATGGGACAGTAACGCTCCTCTTCGAATTCGATCAGTTACGGAATTTTTCCGAAATTCTACTGGCTGCTTACGGTCATCGTCTTAACAGCATTGATGTTATTTTTAG ccaAGATGGCACTAATTTCTCACTTTCATCACAAATTTCTTCGTTAAATCGTCCTTCGGCAAATAATACTGCAAAGAG GTATGATCTCCGTATTCCACTTCACAAAAGAATGGCGAAGAAGATACGAGTGACGATTACCTTCACTGCTGACTGGCTGTTCCTAACGGAGATTCACTTTTCATCCG GTCCATTACACGAGGTCCCGATAGGGTATAATC TGTTCTACAACGAGTCATCTTCAAATATTGTTGTGGAAGAGAACACGGTGTTTACACGTAGAGGTTTATTCAGTGTTATTG taCTCGTTGCACTATTCATACTACTAACAGCCATATTATGCGTTATAATCCtcatgagaagaaagaaatccgAAGATAagatggaaattttcgaaCGAGATATCCGTAGAAATCTCATAATCACTCAAGTTGGCGGTAAAACTGCAACTGAAGTGCTTCCATCACCATCAGCTCATTTGATggcaaatttttattcatcggATAAGACAACAAGCACAAG TTTGTCTTCAAAAAGTGCATCACCGAAGTTCGGACCTGCAACATGGAatgatttccattttccaCCGCCGCCATCTATTccag ATGAGAGAATCTACGCGCAACCGAATTTCACGCTGCCATTACTGAACGGAGGGCTCAAGAAGGACTTGGAACGTGCAGGGACTACAAAACGAAACTCACGACGTGAACCTGA CTACGTCGCCGTTCACCACTATGCAACCATACCAGTTAAAGATCA GGCTGAGAAGATCAGGAGAATATCTAGTTCTCATTTAATCATGGGAGCAGATCTTGGTGAAGGAAAGCACACAATTGTACGGGAATGCAGCGCACCTGGATTAGGAACTGTAGCTTACAAAACCATGAAAGACCGACATAACCCGCATGCGAA GAGTGCTCTTATGGATGAAATAAAGATGTTGTCTCTCACGAATCACCCACATGTCGTTCAGCTTCTAGCAACGGATGAAAACAATGGACTTATCCTTGAGCTTGTTACAAATGGAAACGTAAGGGAATATCTCAGGATGGAGCGGATACAAATTCC AATCGCGAAACTGCTTTCGATCTGCGCTGATGTATGTGAAGGTATGCGACATCTTGAGTCAATAGGTGTAATTCATGGACATCTCACACCAAACAACATACTAATAGATGAAAGCATGCGAGCGAAG ATTTCGTCACCACGTGGACCTGCACATCATGCTCAGCTTCGATATAGTGCTCCAGAGAGCATCCTTAAG AACTCCTTCTCCTCACATTCGGATGTTTGGGCTTTCGCCGTTTGTTGTTGGGAAATTGCTGAAACCTCTTGCACAAAGATTCCGTTTGAATCGTTTTCTAATGCGGATCTTGTTACGAACGCTCAACGAATGCTGAATGGTCAGGATAACGCG GTTGTACCACTATTCACGGAATGCATTCCTCGGGGAGTTCGAGATGTGTTTGTCCGATGTTTCGATGTGGAACCGCAATCAC TTGACTATGACTACACTCGAGTAACAAAAAAGGTAGGATCCCAGCTACTTTTCCTTTGGTTAGCTGCATCCGTCCGTTAG